In one bacterium genomic region, the following are encoded:
- a CDS encoding AraC family transcriptional regulator — MTTQFWRVPELNNLEFLRMSDSSHFFPRHWHETYVIEVVEQGVNEFWCEGKTYSAGRGSILIIQPGEVHTGYPARKSHLTYRSLYPSKSFMRKLSCDIYGKGIQPHFPQKVIQDKELASALTKAHMLLERSGERMEGQSLMVLNLGRLITTYSDSPISAAIDSNALIYSKIHRAISYLVENYQQTISLNEISALSGLSEFHFVRTFRKATGLPPYEYLVSIRVEKARKLLSKGMPIVEVATQSGFYDQSHFNRHFKRIYGITPGAYLNA; from the coding sequence GTGACAACACAATTCTGGCGCGTTCCTGAACTAAACAACCTTGAATTCCTGCGAATGTCGGACTCCTCCCATTTTTTCCCGCGCCACTGGCATGAGACCTATGTGATTGAGGTCGTTGAACAGGGAGTCAATGAGTTCTGGTGTGAAGGGAAAACCTACTCTGCCGGGCGTGGAAGCATCCTGATTATACAACCGGGCGAAGTTCATACCGGATATCCCGCACGCAAATCTCATCTGACCTATCGGTCTCTCTATCCTTCGAAGAGTTTTATGAGAAAGCTATCGTGTGACATCTATGGAAAAGGGATCCAGCCGCATTTTCCACAAAAGGTAATTCAGGATAAAGAGCTCGCCTCAGCGCTCACTAAGGCTCACATGTTGCTGGAGCGCTCGGGAGAAAGAATGGAAGGTCAGTCTTTGATGGTCTTGAATCTCGGACGCCTGATTACGACTTACTCCGATTCGCCAATTTCTGCGGCAATCGATTCAAATGCATTGATCTATTCGAAAATTCACCGGGCGATTTCCTATCTCGTCGAAAATTATCAGCAAACCATTTCACTGAATGAAATATCGGCTCTTTCCGGCTTGAGTGAATTTCATTTTGTGCGAACTTTCCGGAAAGCGACCGGACTTCCTCCTTATGAATATCTCGTTTCTATTCGTGTGGAAAAAGCGCGAAAACTTTTGTCGAAAGGGATGCCGATTGTAGAAGTTGCCACGCAATCAGGCTTTTATGATCAGAGCCATTTCAACCGCCACTTCAAGCGAATCTACGGGATTACGCCTGGCGCTTACTTAAACGCCTGA
- a CDS encoding class I SAM-dependent methyltransferase has translation MQIETQDAICESLETLSQAGDYYKWLANRVKPYMKGKVLEIGAGIGNFARWAQENADEYHVSDVDQRLVAKLSQEFHRALNWDLYTPFPNDELYDSVVILNVVEHLEDDLQALRCLNARLKPGGNLILMVPAMQFLYGSLDRSFGHYRRYTKASISRIIRATSFEILKTEYINVIGMAGWFLYGKILKRQNLPQQLCSRFNIVVPLLKLERLLAYFAGLSVIVIARKS, from the coding sequence ATGCAAATAGAAACACAGGATGCGATCTGTGAAAGCCTGGAAACACTGAGCCAGGCGGGCGATTACTACAAGTGGTTGGCGAATCGAGTGAAGCCTTATATGAAAGGTAAGGTACTTGAAATCGGCGCCGGCATCGGAAATTTTGCGCGCTGGGCTCAAGAAAATGCGGATGAATATCATGTTTCGGATGTCGACCAAAGATTAGTGGCGAAACTTTCACAGGAATTTCACCGCGCGCTCAACTGGGACCTCTACACCCCCTTTCCCAACGATGAATTGTACGACTCGGTGGTCATTCTGAATGTAGTAGAACATCTGGAAGATGATCTTCAGGCCCTTCGATGTTTGAATGCACGGCTAAAACCAGGCGGAAACCTGATTCTAATGGTTCCCGCCATGCAATTTCTTTACGGAAGTTTGGATCGTTCCTTCGGCCACTACCGGCGCTATACCAAAGCATCGATTAGCCGCATCATACGGGCAACTTCTTTCGAGATTCTAAAAACGGAATACATTAACGTGATTGGAATGGCCGGATGGTTTCTATATGGCAAGATTCTAAAACGCCAGAATCTGCCACAACAGCTCTGCAGCCGCTTCAATATCGTGGTGCCTTTATTGAAGTTGGAAAGACTCCTCGCTTATTTCGCAGGCCTTTCCGTTATCGTCATCGCGAGAAAATCGTAA
- a CDS encoding RNA methyltransferase has product MHISKATDAHQVQAFSNISRQWRKQFEAGSFYAEGEQVVSRLLQSELSILTMLITEKHFEQWKPLIQRRQKDETTIWIAEKKWTEENTGQKLNQPCLALAKIPPDASLEHLIRKDSCCLVALDGIDHAVNVGAIVRNCAAFGVIGLLVDETSVHPYSWRAVRTSLGSVFQVPVAASNSLSETLRLLQNQYQITLIAADPEGSVRLSDLDFSKNSCFIFGNEHRGISKKILSLAPVRVAIPLSGKVDSLNVAAASAIFLYAGKRM; this is encoded by the coding sequence ATGCATATTTCGAAAGCGACCGATGCGCACCAGGTACAGGCATTTTCCAACATCTCCCGGCAATGGCGGAAGCAATTCGAGGCGGGCAGTTTTTATGCCGAAGGGGAACAGGTGGTATCCCGTTTGTTGCAATCGGAGCTGAGCATCTTGACCATGCTCATTACCGAAAAGCATTTTGAACAATGGAAGCCGTTGATTCAACGGCGCCAAAAGGATGAGACTACCATCTGGATTGCGGAGAAAAAATGGACGGAAGAGAACACCGGACAGAAACTGAATCAGCCTTGTTTGGCGCTGGCAAAAATCCCGCCGGACGCTTCCCTGGAGCATCTGATTCGTAAAGATTCCTGTTGTCTCGTCGCTTTAGATGGCATTGATCACGCTGTGAATGTTGGAGCCATTGTTCGAAATTGCGCTGCCTTTGGCGTGATTGGACTTCTTGTGGACGAGACATCGGTCCATCCTTATAGCTGGCGAGCGGTGAGAACCTCTCTCGGAAGCGTTTTTCAGGTGCCTGTGGCGGCGAGTAATTCGCTTTCGGAAACTTTGAGGCTATTGCAAAATCAATATCAAATCACATTGATCGCGGCTGATCCTGAAGGTTCGGTCCGGCTTTCAGATTTGGATTTTTCGAAGAATAGTTGCTTCATTTTTGGAAACGAGCATCGTGGCATTTCGAAAAAGATTTTGAGTTTAGCTCCCGTGCGGGTAGCAATTCCGCTTTCCGGAAAGGTTGATTCGTTGAATGTGGCTGCCGCAAGTGCAATTTTTTTGTATGCGGGCAAACGGATGTAG
- a CDS encoding response regulator transcription factor, producing MAKSDLIRVMIVDDHPVVREGIARIISTDKRMELVGEAGSAQEAMQLYRKVRPDITLMDMRMPDMNGAQAIESIRNEFTNARVIILSSFDHEEDIYQAIQAGARGYLLKDSPRNELISAIIRVHGGERCIPGKIATRLAERVGGNELTSREFEVLKLITQGKSNKEIGDQLGISEGTVKSHVNNILSKLNVTDRTQAVSVALKRGLVHLD from the coding sequence ATGGCTAAATCGGATCTCATTCGTGTGATGATCGTTGATGATCATCCTGTCGTTCGAGAAGGCATCGCGAGAATCATCAGCACCGACAAAAGAATGGAGTTGGTGGGGGAAGCCGGGTCCGCTCAAGAAGCGATGCAATTGTATCGAAAGGTTCGTCCGGATATCACTTTGATGGATATGCGTATGCCGGATATGAACGGCGCACAGGCCATTGAAAGCATTCGGAACGAATTCACCAATGCGCGCGTCATCATCTTGAGCAGCTTCGATCATGAAGAAGACATCTACCAGGCAATCCAGGCAGGCGCACGCGGCTATTTGTTGAAGGACTCTCCGCGAAATGAGCTGATCTCCGCAATCATTCGCGTTCATGGTGGAGAACGCTGCATCCCTGGTAAAATCGCCACGCGGCTGGCCGAAAGGGTCGGTGGTAACGAGCTAACTTCGCGCGAATTTGAAGTGCTGAAACTGATCACTCAGGGGAAAAGCAACAAAGAAATTGGGGATCAACTCGGCATTTCTGAGGGGACCGTAAAATCTCACGTTAACAACATCCTTTCGAAGCTGAATGTAACGGACCGCACTCAAGCAGTATCCGTCGCTCTAAAACGGGGATTGGTGCACCTCGACTGA
- a CDS encoding response regulator transcription factor, with protein MEETKPIRILVVDNHSLVREAMTRLINIQPDMKVVAEAPNGKVALDSYEEICPDVTLMDLSMPVMNGIETVKAIRKTHPQARFIILSAYDFPEDIQNSLQVGAVAYLLKDTSRDKLIRVIREVHQGHTFL; from the coding sequence ATGGAAGAAACAAAGCCGATAAGAATCCTCGTCGTGGATAACCACAGTCTGGTGCGCGAAGCCATGACCCGGTTGATCAACATTCAGCCGGACATGAAAGTTGTTGCGGAAGCGCCCAATGGTAAAGTTGCACTCGACTCCTATGAAGAAATCTGCCCCGATGTCACGTTGATGGATCTCAGCATGCCGGTCATGAACGGGATTGAGACTGTAAAAGCTATCCGGAAAACTCATCCCCAGGCGCGATTTATCATTTTGAGCGCGTACGATTTTCCCGAAGACATTCAGAACAGTTTGCAAGTCGGCGCCGTCGCTTATCTCTTAAAGGATACTTCGCGCGATAAACTCATCCGCGTGATCCGCGAAGTTCATCAAGGCCATACTTTTTTATAA